A stretch of DNA from bacterium:
CACCCTGCTCGGCTACTACTTCGGCGGCCTGCCGGTGGTGAAGGAGAACTTCTCGATCGCCGTGCTGGCGATCATCGGCCTCTCGCTGCTGCCGATGGTCATCGAGACCTGGAAGGCCCGCCGCCACGCCCGGCGGGCGCCCGCGCGCTAGGCCGTCGGGCGCCCGCGCGCTAGGCCGTCGGGCGCCAGAAACGGCGCTCGCGCCGGCGGCACTGCGAAGCCCGCCTCACCGGCCCCGGCGCTCCGAATCGGCTTGCCCCATCCAACGATCTGTGAAAGACTCGGATATCGCGCCGATTTGCAGTCGCAACTCCTTGAATGCGGCTGGGTTGCGATAAAATGCGAGTTCAGGTGGGCCTCGCAGTCGAAGAGGTCCCTTCTCCGGGAGGCCGCATGAACCCCAACGGGAGCTCGGACAGCGATCGACTCGCTGCCCTCAGCAGCGCCGTTGAGCGACTCGAGCAGCGCGTCGCCCAACTGGAGGCGGCCGTGGCCGGCAGGGGCGCCATTGGGGCGGCCCGCAAGGAGGACTCCGGCCTGAGCTCGGCGACGGGGGGGAGGGCCGCAGAGGGGCGGGGTGGGCCCACGCTGACGCCCGCCGATCTCGGGCGCGCCTTCCTCGTCATGGCCGGCGCCTTCATGCTCCGCTCGCTGACCGATGCGCGACTGCTGCCGCTGACCGGGGGCATCGTCTTCGGTCTTGCCTACGCGCTCCTCTGGGTGCTGCTCAGCGACCGCGCCGCGGCGGGGGGCAAGACAGTCCGCGCCCAACTCTATGGCGTCACGGCTGCCCTCATCGCGTTTCCGATCCTCTGGGAAGCGCCCACGCGCTTCAGTGCCCTGCCGGCGCCCTTCGCCGTCCTCCTCGCTGGAGTGATGGCCGGGGTCGCTCTGGTCGTCGCGTGGCGTCGCAACCTTCAGCTGGTGGCGTGGGTGTTCGTTGCGGGCGCCCTGCTTGCCGGCATCGCCCTCGTCTTCGCGACACGCACCGTCGAACCCACCGTCGCCCTGCTCCTGCTCCTGGGGCTTGCGAGCGTCTGGCTCGGCTACGGTAAGAAGTGGCGGGGCTTGCGCTGGCTGACAGCCGCCACGGCTGATTTCATGGTGCTATTCATGGTGTCCATCGCCGCCAGCCCCGCCGGCGTCCCCGAGCGCTACGCCGGCTTCTCGATCGCGCGCGCTCAGGCGCTCCCCGGCGGGCTGCTGATCGTCTACCTCGGCAGCTTCGCGCTCCGCACGCTCTGGCGACAGCGCGATGTCATTCCCTTCGAGGTCGTCCAGTCGGCTGCCGCCCTGGCCATCGGCTTCGGAGGCGCCGTGCGGATCGCCCAGGCCGTGGGCTCGGGCAGTGGCGCACTCGGCATCGTCACGCTCATCGCCGCCGCCGCCTGCTACATCGTCGCGTTCTCCTTCGTGGACCGCCGCCTCGGGCGCGGTCGCAACTTCATCTTCTACACCACCCTCGCGTTCGTGCTCATCGTCACGGGCAGCCGCCTCCTCGCACAGGGTGCGATCCTCGCCTTCATCTGGTGCGCGCTGGCGCTGACGACCGCCTATCTCGGCGGCCGCTACGACCGCATCACCCTGCGCGTGCACAGCGCGCTCTTCACCCTTGCCGCCGCCTGGTACGGCGGACTCCTCCGCCTCGGATTCGACGCCTTCATGGCCCCCGCGGGGCGCGTTACTTCGCGACCGGGCGCGGCGCTGCTCGCCGTCCTGCTGGGGACGGTCCTCACCTACGCCACGCTCGTCATCGCCCAAGGGCGTCGGAACACGCGGGACCGGGCTCGGGTGCCGCGGGTCTTCGTGCTGCTGGCGATCGTCATCTGCCTGGCTGGGCTGGCGACCAGCCTGCTGGTACACACCGCGCGCGGCTGGGGCTTGCAGAACCTGGCGGCGGCCACGGTTGCGGCGCGCGTCCTCGTGCTCTCAGCCGCTGCCGTGGCACTAGCCGGCGTCGGGCGTGGCATCGTGTTTCGCGAAATGCGGTGGTTGGTCTACCCCGTGCTGGTGCTGGGCGGACTCGCCCTCCTGCTCGGCCTGAAGCAGGGCAACGCGACCACGCTGTTCCTCGGCTGTGCCTGCTACGGGGGCGCCCTCATCGCCGCCCCGTGGCTGCTGCGCCGGCGCGAGGGTCTTGCCGGCAGCGGCGCCGACGCGGTCGCCGATGCCTGAGTCGACCGGGAGTCGAAGCGCTCAGTCCTTGGCGTAGAAGCGCAGCGCGCCGGTGTAGACGGGCATCGCGAACTTGAGCAGCAGCGTGTAGATCAGCGCCCCCAGCGCCCAGATTCCGACAGTGACGCCCTTCTCCACCCAGCTCGGCGAGTAGTCGTAGATCTCACCCAGGGTGCTCGGCACGAAGCCGGGAATCACCAGGCCCATTCCCTTCTCGATGTAGACGCCGATGATGACCAGCACACAGGCCAGGTTGAGCGTGAGGAAGTTCTGTCGCGAACGCGGGTTGAGGAAGATCAGGAACGCGCAGAGGTTGAAGAGAAAGGCGGTCCACATCCAGGGCACGAGCGGGCTGTGCCCGTGCAGGCCGAAGTAGAGGTACTGCATCGGCGCCAGGTGAACGCTGCCCGAGTAGAACTCCTTGAAGAACTCCGCGGCGAAGAGGAAGAGGTTGATGCCCATCGCGTAGGCGATGAGTTCGGCGATCTTGAACAAGGCCTTGTTGTCGATGTCGATCCGCGAAACGCGGCGCACGATCTGGAAGATCAGGATCATCACCGCCGGGCCCGAGCAGAAGGCGGAAGCGAGGAAACGTGGGGCCAGGATCGAGGCGTTCCAGAAGGGCCGCGAGGAAAGGCCGTTGTAGAGGAAGGCCGTGACGGTGTGGATACTCACCGCCCAGGGGATGGACAGGATGATCAGCGGCTTGATGATGCTCAGGCT
This window harbors:
- a CDS encoding polysulfide reductase, which produces MRNFLAALRMVLQGNRFYYAWLGLLLALIALGIIAYLRQLEAGLIVTAMRDPVSWGFYISNFTFLVGVAAAAVLLVVPAYIYNFKPIKEIVLFGELLAVAAMVMCMLFVIVDMGHVDRLAHLLPVIGTMNFPSSLLAWDILALSGYLLINLFISFYALYKMAHSRDYSLSIIKPLIILSIPWAVSIHTVTAFLYNGLSSRPFWNASILAPRFLASAFCSGPAVMILIFQIVRRVSRIDIDNKALFKIAELIAYAMGINLFLFAAEFFKEFYSGSVHLAPMQYLYFGLHGHSPLVPWMWTAFLFNLCAFLIFLNPRSRQNFLTLNLACVLVIIGVYIEKGMGLVIPGFVPSTLGEIYDYSPSWVEKGVTVGIWALGALIYTLLLKFAMPVYTGALRFYAKD